The Fusarium poae strain DAOMC 252244 chromosome 2, whole genome shotgun sequence nucleotide sequence GGTACACCCGATCAAACTGTCAACCGGGACAATGAGACTGAGGGCGAAAACTCGGTGAAGCCAGCTGAGGAGGTATCTGAAGTAGAGGCCGACACCGACGCCGGTGTTGACGCTCCTGCCACCAACGGCAACGGTGAGCAGAGCAAGATTGAGAAGCCATCAAATGTTATCGATGCAGGAGAGGCAAAGACAGATCCTGAGGTAAGCTTTGTTGACATCATCTCTCGAACTAGCTAACAATTGCAGACCACCAAGAGTGACGAGAATCTGTCGAAGCTCAACACCAAACGCCTTTGTGAACGCTGGTTGGATAGCCTTTTCATGGTTCTGTATGAAGATCTTCGTGTTTACACAATCTGGCGCACTCAGATGGCTCAGTACCGCGCCCAGCAGATGCAGTACAAGAAGTCAGCGGAAGAGTGGGAGATTCTAGGCTCTCTCGCCGAGCGCCTCCAGCACATGGACGAAGCGGTCGAGGCGTATCGTGCATGCCTTTCCATCCGCTTCAGTCCCAAGGCCCTGGCAGGAATCCTACGTGTCTTTGAGAAGACTAAAAGCACACGAGAGACAGTAGCTTCCGTCATCCGATTAGTAACATGGCAGTACCGATGGTACAGCGAGTTCAGTCCCGAGCTCCTGCACACGATACGTACTCTGATTGAGGATGAGGGAGCAGTCAAGGTCCGAAGCATCATCCAGGCGACAAGCTTGCCTCAGAATGTGCTGGACCTGACACATCACTATGCTGCGCTATGCGCGACATTCAGAAGCAGCGGTACTGATGGTTAGTATCGAGCGTTATGATTTGTTTCAATGGTGTATTTGTCGTAGGTATGGTTAGATATACAACGGTGGATATGTGGTGTAGCGGAGCAACTTAATTCAATGAAAGTCTCTCTCTTGGAGAGTCAAAAGCTGATGTTTGAGAGTTTCTGTTCTGATGTTGATTTATTCAATACGTCGAAGCGATGTGGTCCATTGGTGCAAGCAAACAACCTTGATAAAACATGATAGACATAGTATACATACAATCAGATCAGCAAATGGCTATCAGTCAATTCTTTCAGTATTGCCTGCAACCGACTGCAGCTATCCATTCACTGtgtcttttctctcttgctGGTGTAAGTTCATGCAGTTGCTTTCTTGACAGCCCTTTAAGCTCTCTTTTCTTATCCTAGCCGCCCATAGACGTACGTACCTACATGATGAGATAGTCCGCATACTCAAGCTAGCACGTTTGACATTGAATGGTAGAGCCCTCCTGAAACTCAATCAATTGCTTCTGTAtgtttttgctttttcctgAAAGTATGAAGTCTTGGCCTACCGCAAATAAATTGCTTTCTGTTTCCTACCGTTTCATCATGGTTCTGCCCCACACAAGCTGTTGTGATACACGCCCCCAAacctcagggtattagaaaaattgACTGccggaagcataagggacgaaattaataggtcactttatgctttTTAAAGTATACATCTTAGAcgacttatttttatacctcAAGTTTGTTTGTACAACAAATAAACTGCCTGTTTGGGTAGAACCTAACCAAACAGATTGAGTGTTCAACTTGATTGCATGATATCAGCACCTTTTTCAACATTTGTCTTTTGCTACTGCAAGTGGTACGTCCACgggttgctgttgctgttgctgttactgttgatgttgatattgATGTTGCTGCTGCCTCCAGCTTCTTAATGCTCCAATACCCCACTATCGTCATACCCCTTCCACTCTCCAATCCCAACTttcaacatccatctgacATCAAACAAGCTCTTCTTATCATCAGTCTATTGCACTCGTATCCATCGaccatcatcagcatcgTGGTTCAATAGCACATCAATAAATTGCATATTTCCAAGGACGAAAGAGCTACAGACGTCATCCATCTTCACTTTCTTACTTGTTACTACACCTTCACAATGGCCAAGCGCATCACCAAGGTAAGTCTTTCATTCTTGTTCATGTTGCTCCCCTCCGTCATCTAACCATTTGCTCCCTCTCAGGAATTTGCCGAAATTTCTCAAGATCCCCCTGAGGGCTACTCCGTGGCTCTGCCTCCCAACGATACTATCCATACCTGGCACGTTACCTTGTCGGCGCCCCCCTCGACCGTCTATCACCCAGGCAAATTCGGCATCCTCCTCAACCTTCCCACCGATTACCCCTTCAAGCCCCCGGTCGTCAAGTTTGTCACCCCCATCTACCACCCCAATGTGACAAACGATAATCTCGGCAACATCTGCCTGGGTCTCCTGAAGCCGGATGCCTGGAAGCCTAGCACCAAGCTCTACGCCGTCTTGGAGGCGCTTCGCAATCTCCTGGAAGAGCCCCAGCTCGATAGCCCTCTTGAAGATCGCATTGCGCAGCAATACCAGACCGACCGGGCCGCGTTTGACCAAGCGGTGAAGCAGCATGTCCAAAAATACGCCCTGGAGCCGCCTACTTTCTCTCCTGCTGCTTAGAGGAGCAGTGACATTGTGGAAAGTGATGGCAGTTCGGACTCGAGCTCTTCGGAATCGAACTATTTGAGCTCGGACGATTTGGGCTCGGACTATGCGGCGAACAACAAAGATGTATCGAGCGCAAATGGGAGCATTTTCAGTGGCAAGACCATCACGGCTGAAGATGGGGCTTGTGGTGAGCCTCAGGGCTGGACAGAATGATGAGCGAGCTCTTAAGCTCTTACCCAAATTCGTGGTATAAAAGTACATAGGTGTTAGGGTGTCAAATGAAACATTGTATCACATGCAGGTTGCGCACGTTTGAAGGTCGTATAATTATCTTTCATTCCATTAGGGTATCAAAAGTATCCCCCAAATCTACTCCTCGGCAGGTTTTAACCAGTTCGTACGTAATTTTTCCTCGCCCTTCTATATGAAAACCAAGCACCACCAGGACCTTTTGCCGGTCCTTGCAACCTTGCCGTGTCTCTTGTGTAGGAGGCCACTCGCCTCTAGCAAAAGTGCTTTTGGGGTATGGTGGTGCGTTTTGTCTTATCGCAATGCAGCCGTAAACCATCGTCattaaataaaaacaatGTTCCTTTTTTGGTACCATTCCATCCTGTACATTCCAGCCGTACCAACGCTGATCCCTCCTCGCTCCTTGAAGACGTACATAGTGAACAAACAACTCCCCATCGTTAGGGGCAGTTGAAGAATAATGAAAATGAAAATGAGAAAAGAAAGTTTGGTGTTGAAACAGAATAAAGGAGAAAAATGCAGACACAATGCGGGCTAAATCGATAAATAGACCATGCCTTCCATTGAAACGCCGTTCCATGATAAAAATTCGGCGGCTTCCACCACCGTGTTGGTGTGGGCCAATGTGTGCCGAAATAAGAAAGTAGCTGAATAGTAAATGAGATGTTGAAGGAGTGTTCTGTTGTGGGTGTAAGAGATGAGAGTTTGTGAGGTATGTTGTTAAACGTGGCTTGGATGTCTTAGTTCCCTAGTTGTTCCATGTCTTGCCTTGGCGGACTCTATCCAATTGTGCCTTGGCTCGACGTTGCTGACGTTTCTCGTCAATCTGGACCTGGCTCAGATGTCCGAAGCCATTCCGTCGCTTGAAACAAGCCTCCATAAGAGCGTTGGCGTCGATGAGACGGCGTGGCATCGATTGCACGACGCCAAACATTTCCATGGGATCACCCACAGATCGGATCTCGTTCTCTCCTAGCTTGAAGATGGCCAGTGCGATGCGGAAAAGAGTCTTGGAGCCTTCGTAGAAGAACACATCCCATACGCGGAGGGTGGTTTCGATGGGTAGTGTTCCAATGAAGCAGCTCATAAACCAGGCTGTCATGCAAAGCGTGATTGGTGGGAGTCTGTCGGTGGGCGTTGACATGCGTGCCAGTTCCTTGCGACGGGAACGAGTAAGACGAATCGACTTGCTTGTTGCAGGTCGGGAGTTGGGATCAGCCTCGAGCTCTCCACCAACCTTGTCCCAGACGGCAGGCATAGAAGTGCGCATCTCAGTCATGAGCACTCCCAAATCAATCTTGGAACCCTCAAGACTCATCTCATGAGTACCGGGAAGATAAATACGCGTAATGACATTGAGTAGCCAAAAGCATTGTTCCTCAGTGTCAACAAAAAGCAACAGAAGACCAGCCAAAAAGTTCAGACTTTGGCAGTAGCCAATGCGAGGATTGTATACAGCGAATGCGTGAAGTACACGGCGAAGAGAGGTAATGATAGATGTCTCACCCTCGACGTTTGGAGGACCCGGGCTGGAGCTGCGAGTGGAATCCGTCATTGTCGACTCTCTAGCGCTACTTGACGACGTCGTGTCCATCCCGCCGGGAGGCTTAAACTTAATGTTGTCGGGGAATGTGCGATGTAGATCTCGCTCGATAGCCTCAGCATCAACGTCCTTAGCTCGCTTAGCTGTGAGTTTATCGTAGAGACCCGAGTGCTTGGCCAGAATAGCTGGTCCGCCAGCATAGTAGAACCAAGCGGCACCGCGCCATTCTGGAGGAATCCCCTTGCGAACAAATCGTTTCGTCTTTGCGTTAGGAGCGGGAAACCGGTTCGGGTGGTCTGTCATCAGGGCATTGTCCTTTAGATACTGGTTCCACTTCTTTCGTCGACGAGCGAGGTACTCAGTGTATCCAGCATTCCAGGTGTCATACTGCTGTCGCGTCACGTACTGATTTTCCTTCTTGAAACCGTATCGATCACGAGCGCCAGGATCTTCCGGCTCAACTGGCTCAGGCACAGCGACTGGGGGAGGTGGAGAAACTGGCTTAGGTTTGAGGTCAGCCTCGGGGGCCGCTCTCGGTTCAGGCGCTGGCTCTGAGGCGTATTCAGAGTTATTCCTTGACTCGGGAGTTTCGGGTCGATCTTTTACTTCAAACACGGGTGCCAGGGTGGAGCCAGGTGGTGAGAGAGGTACAGCAAATGACCCTGAGCGCGCAGTGTCGGATTCAATAAGGGAAAGAGGTTTTTGGGATTTGACGGAAGGCTCTGAGTCTAAAGACTTGACGGAGTCTCGCTTTTCGGGGATTTCGCAACTGTAGTTTTCAACAACGTGCTTTTCGGCGATGTGAGGAACGGAGGATGTAAAGGCTGGAGATGTGAAGATCATCTTGGACATTCGAATTTCCATGTCAAGCGTTGAGGACTCGGCGACCTGCTCTTCAGGAAaatcctcatcgtcgtcaactCTGGCGCTTCGTCGTGGTCCCATGTCGGATGCTGATGATACCGGTCGATCGTTGATAGTGTTCTTGTTGGAGTAGTTCACCTCTTCGTCGTCTGTGTCAAAACCTTGCTCGTACATGCccataacatcctcaagactCGGCTCGTCGTTTTCAGCGTCAGGCTCGTTGTGTGTGTTCGCCTCGCGCTCCGTGCTTTCTGGGCCAGCGTATAGTGAACCAACAGAGCTGTCCTTTGTGAGGACACTGCTTCGCTCGGTAACAGCGGTGCCGGGACCAGTTGTGTCTGTGAATTGAGAGCGGAAGCTCGAGCGCGATTCTTCACCACTCATCCACGGGGCTATGACGGGGCTTGGCGAAGCTGAGCCGCCGTTGTAGTTTAAAGGAGGTCGCGCTGACGATGTCGCACCAGCAGCAGTCCGAATGCGAGGTGCTCTTGGATCGTAAAAGTCGTTCCCAGGAGGAGAAAGTGCCGATTGATATGTAGAAGAGGATTGACAAGAAGATACCGAAGGGCCACGAGGTCGTTGAGGAGCAGGCCAAAGGGGATGTTGGGAAGATGTATTGAACTCTGAGTACTGGTCGGCGGAATTGAAACCGGGGTTCGTTGTTGCGGTCCCTGGGGCGTTTTGGGCGGGTCGTGGCTTAGTCGCGTCGGTGATTGGTTGGCGGATACTTTGCTTCCGCGGCCGCGAGAAGTTCTCCACGGCGGGTGGCAGGGTGTCGTAGGCGCGAAGGTCAGCCAGTGACGATTTGGATGTCAGAAATGTCGGAGATGTGTTTCGGGAGTCAACAGGAGTGCTCGCTGCAGTATCGTAGCTCAGAGGCGATGGAGAGTGGGGCGAATCGAATGGAGATGCAGCTCTTTGCGATATTGATTGTCCGGGCATGAATTTGGAAGGGTTGGTGATGGAATCCCATCTTGGCGAAATCGGCAAAGGAGGTAAATGTGACAAGGACTCGTCTGAAGGTTGTCTAACATGTCGGTACATGGCGCCGAAAGGCTTGAGCTGCATTCGAGGCGATGCCAGCGGCGACATCATTGGTGAAGTCATGGGTGAAGCATAAGGTGATGCATCAGCTGTTGAAGTTCCCGGCATAAGGCTGTTCTCGCTGTCCCGTTGGCGATTACCATAAAAGGCAAATTTTGTTCGGGTTGCATTTGGCGAACCCGGAGCGTCGGGTACGGAGATGGCGAGAGGTGACATGGTGTGATGTACTTTTTGTGGTCGGAGGACTCGATTTGTTTCGATTACTGCTGCTGGGCGCCAGAGACTGGCAAAAACTTTGGTCGCCCAGCGGGCAGGAGTATAACGGCTTGCAAAATGAAGGTTTGTTCTGAATCAGAGGGTATCAAAGGTCGTTGTCGTCGTTTCGTTGCGTGACGTTCAATTTGTCACTCTGCCTGATCTGCTGTTGCCTCCTTCCTGCAAGGTGAGCCAAAGGTAGCAGCACAAAGTTGTGGAGTTGAAAAAGTTGATTTTGTCAAAACGTAGCAACAGCTCTTGGCCATCGCTGTCGGATCTAGAACAGAGGATAGGATTTGCGACTGGAATTTGGCCAAAGTCGAGCCAGAGCGAATGTAGTATCGATAGAACTTAAAAGGATCGGCGAATCGTGATCGAGAGTCGAGTATTGATTGTTTCAAGTCGAAGTCGAGCTGCACTAccagaaaaaagaaagaagtcgCTCCGCTTCAGTCAAAAGCAAAGTTATCTAACCAAGAAGTCGGTCGGTAGTTGGTCGGTGTAGAAGAAGACAAGCGAGAATAGTCGGTCTCGAGAATGGGTTTCCGGTGTGGTAaagtagtaggtaggtatgtaaaATGATGGGGCACAGTCGAGACCCCACGGGCGGTTGAAGAATTGACGCCGAATCTCGTCTCAGACAGACAAGACAACCAGCCGGCGTCCGAGAAGGTGAGTTGATGATGGGAACAAATGATGGCTTCAGCCTGTGCTTGGAAGAGAACGAAAAAAGTTCGCAGCACTTACGCAAAGAAGCACCTTGCGCGCAAGCGTTGACTCTTTTGACTGAGAACTGGGACTGGGACGGGGAAGCCGGATTGGCAGGGCGGGTAGAACGAATTTCAATAACCAGGATGTTCTCGCAGCCCGGGCCAGAAAAGTACCGGGGTATCGTCGCCTACCAGGGGAGCTCGGGCGCTGCTGTAAGATGAATCCGTCTCTAGAGGGAGACGATGTACTCCCCAAATGAGTTATAGAACCGATGAATCGGAGGGTGCAATCGATCACAAACTTGGAAAGCTGACAGGctaaaaaagagagaagcctgagcttgaacttgaactttTTCGGTGGTGTTGGTGATGCGCTGAAGCTCGCTTGATAGTAAGGAGAAAAAAACTCTTGGACGCGGTTGACAGCCCGGCCTCAATTGATCCCACCTCAGGGACTAGAAATGAGACAAGGGAGAGCGACTGAAGAGCCACAGGAACTGAACTGTCTAGGGGGTTTGGCGGGCAGGAAACTAAGACCTGAACTGAAGCTCAGTATACGGAAAACAAATGGATAGCCTCAGAGCGGGTCTAATGTGGAGGAAAGTGATTGAATTATTTTGTCTCTTTAGGCAGATGTGCTATCAAGGAACCCCAAAGACTGGGCTGTTGCAGGTGGCGcggggaaaagaagaaatgagaCGAGACCCCAACCaaaaccaagaccaagatacACCAAGGCTAAGAATTTAGTGATACAAAAAAGCACGTcaaaaaaagaagatgtcCAATGTCCTCGAGATCCTACCAAAGGGGTCAAGAGGCTGACAAAAAGGATACAACATGTTCGGTTCAATACAGGGACTATACATACAAACGAGGCCTGCCAAAGATGGGTGATGGTTACAGTGCATGTAACCTTTAGGTGCTAATGTGCCTCGTGGCTTTCAACGTCCCCAGCAGGCGGCGTCTTTTCCGTTTGGCTGTTTGTCACTTCCAGTCTTTCTTGAATCTCGGGAAAAACCAGTCGGCCCAGACAGAACTGCGAGACCAACTTTTGCAACGCGATTGGCCGAATGAAGTCCCCTGGGGAAGCAAATGCTGGGTCCCGTCTTTTTTCAGCTGGTGATGGCTCTTTTTGCACGCTAAATTCTTGGTTTAGAGGGGGGGCCGTTGTTGAGTCAGTTAACACCAGAACCAAGTAGCAGGGGGTCCAGGTGCCTAGATAAATCAGTGCAACAGTAATTGCTATGATggggaaaaggaaagaaaattACGAAAATATAGATCCAGGTAACAGTTATTATAGAGCCTGACTAGAGATGGCGCAGGTGAATGCGGTGGTAGATGGGTATCTCGTCAATATGCTTATTCCATGGTGTTGCGATCTTGAGGGAATAATACAGGGGTTTGGTAAAGTCTAACTGTGCCTTACACGATGGTAGTCTCAGTCCAAGGACGGACGGATGTTTGGAACAAGGGAGGAGAGGCGAGTCTCCAGATGAATTACTCTTAGCAGCTGGCCATCGGCACGGGATGCTAAGCCGTGAGACAAGTTTATCCCTAATGTGTGTGATGAATCTCGCAAAAGGGTAAAAGATCAACAGATGAGCCCAAAACATTGCCATCACTTCTCactttaggtaggtagtacaAGTCGAAATCTCATATGTACGCTATGATGGTCAACGACGATAGTATTGACTGTGACCCAAAAGCCTAAAGGTATCTTGTCAAGTTAGATCATCCAACCAACACAATTACAACATCATCCCTTTGGTTCGTCTCATTCCTTATTGGGCTTTTATGTGACCTTCCCCTCTCGAATATGGGATGCAAATTAAACCTGCCCCTCACGCCAATACTGTTCTGTCCGTCATATCACAGTCCTATGTGTTTCACGGCTGACTGTTGGTCCTATGTGTTACAGTGCCACCATCTCAACAGTCGACACCTGAGACTGGACGAAAGTGGTTCTCGccgagaaagaaaaagaaaaagaaaaattcCTCAGACGACCCTGATATTACCCATTCTACTTGATCGCGTAGAGTGTTGAGAGTGTCAGTCCGTTCTCGCTAATGAGTAGCCCACGCTCATACTCCGGCAAAGGGGGAGTCATAGTTCAAAAAGGCGCTGCACCGTCTGTACGGGTTCCTCCCGTCAACGTTAACGTCCCTCTATCGTTTCCCAAAACAATACAAGCGGCACCGCGGCCTGTTCGTTGGGCGCCCGACTGGTGTATCTACCCACATCGGGTAAACATGTCCCCTCTGCTAAGACTTTGCTGAATAGACAGACGGTGCGCGCTTCAAGACCCTCCAGGCGCTGCAAAAGTCAACCCACCAGTTAATGGCGTCAAGAGACAGATTGTTAGTGGAGAAGACAGGCGAAATAGCCAGTTAGATTCATTTTGTTCCTGGATCTTACTGTGGCTGTTGTACCTGCAGGGACATGGTTGCAACCCTGTTTCCTACCAGGTCTCTtttcattctttttttttactatgtATTCGCATGCACAATTTAGCCATTGAACCAATGATTTGGAAATTAACAAAAAGCATTTCCGCTCAGCTGCATTGACTACGTCGATGAACGAACAGGAGAGACGTGCACTGGCGAACTTCCAAGGCACAAAAAGAAACATGTTTACCATTAGTAATTACACATTGGCTCGCATCCATGACCCCAGTAAACTTTGGTTAGCTGCTCCGAGAACACAGGACGGACTCTAGTGCCGTGTTGTGTTGCATAGCGTCTCTGACGCATCGCAATATCAAGAACTGCGAATAGATCACAAATCTCGATTTACGATGCTAATGCCTTGTTACTATTGTCCCAGCGATTCAATTTCGATTTTATGCGGAGTGGAAAGGGACGATCACCCAGGCAGGGCAGGGCAGGGCAGGATTCGGCAtccttgttgttgttattcCGGTGAAAAGCTTCTGGTTGACTTCGAATTCTGGTGATCTACAGAGAATCGAGATGACATGCAGGGATTATGTAACCGTCAACTCGTTTCGACTCGCTTCAGTCCCCGTGGTCATTTCGTTGTCGGTAATAGTTTTTGATGCCTTGAATTATTCGGTGATTCTTTACATACAGACTATCCACTCTATTCTCGTTAATACGTAGTCAGGGGAAAAGTGACCTCACAGGCGCACCAAGTGCCGTCAgacgaaaagaaaaaactCAACCGCGTTTACAAAACTCCATCTCTGCGCTTTAGTGCATGTGATAAGCAGCCACTCACGCAGTGGCACGGAACACGGTCTCTAAACAATTACAATTACTCCGTAGTTGAGTGCTACATCGTAAGAAGGAGCAAATTTGAAAAGCAAATATTATTGTTCAGTTGGGAGGCCTATGAGCAGAGATGTGAAATAATTAGTCCAACAGGTAGGCAACCAGCATGTGTCTCTCTGTCTTTCTGGAAACTTGGTGAAGAACAAGTTAGTCTTGTCTTTCCCCCGCTTTTTGGTGGGAACCCTGCCATGAGTTGGATGGGTCCCTTGGAAGGACGGACTGTTAAGCACAAGGCGTTCAGTGACAAATGCTTAGCCGAAGGAGGCTTACTGGGAGATGATGCTGACGACGAGTTGGCTCAGTGTGAGCGTTGAATTAATTACAGGATCGTGAGGCTTAGACTTGGACGAGAACTCGTCACTATTGCGTGTATGTAGGTAGAACGAATTCGTGATATTGACTTTCACATTC carries:
- a CDS encoding hypothetical protein (BUSCO:54043at5125) — encoded protein: MAKRITKEFAEISQDPPEGYSVALPPNDTIHTWHVTLSAPPSTVYHPGKFGILLNLPTDYPFKPPVVKFVTPIYHPNVTNDNLGNICLGLLKPDAWKPSTKLYAVLEALRNLLEEPQLDSPLEDRIAQQYQTDRAAFDQAVKQHVQKYALEPPTFSPAA
- a CDS encoding hypothetical protein (BUSCO:7698at5125), whose protein sequence is MSPLAISVPDAPGSPNATRTKFAFYGNRQRDSENSLMPGTSTADASPYASPMTSPMMSPLASPRMQLKPFGAMYRHVRQPSDESLSHLPPLPISPRWDSITNPSKFMPGQSISQRAASPFDSPHSPSPLSYDTAASTPVDSRNTSPTFLTSKSSLADLRAYDTLPPAVENFSRPRKQSIRQPITDATKPRPAQNAPGTATTNPGFNSADQYSEFNTSSQHPLWPAPQRPRGPSVSSCQSSSTYQSALSPPGNDFYDPRAPRIRTAAGATSSARPPLNYNGGSASPSPVIAPWMSGEESRSSFRSQFTDTTGPGTAVTERSSVLTKDSSVGSLYAGPESTEREANTHNEPDAENDEPSLEDVMGMYEQGFDTDDEEVNYSNKNTINDRPVSSASDMGPRRSARVDDDEDFPEEQVAESSTLDMEIRMSKMIFTSPAFTSSVPHIAEKHVVENYSCEIPEKRDSVKSLDSEPSVKSQKPLSLIESDTARSGSFAVPLSPPGSTLAPVFEVKDRPETPESRNNSEYASEPAPEPRAAPEADLKPKPVSPPPPVAVPEPVEPEDPGARDRYGFKKENQYVTRQQYDTWNAGYTEYLARRRKKWNQYLKDNALMTDHPNRFPAPNAKTKRFVRKGIPPEWRGAAWFYYAGGPAILAKHSGLYDKLTAKRAKDVDAEAIERDLHRTFPDNIKFKPPGGMDTTSSSSARESTMTDSTRSSSPGPPNVEGETSIITSLRRVLHAFAVYNPRIGYCQSLNFLAGLLLLFVDTEEQCFWLLNVITRIYLPGTHEMSLEGSKIDLGVLMTEMRTSMPAVWDKVGGELEADPNSRPATSKSIRLTRSRRKELARMSTPTDRLPPITLCMTAWFMSCFIGTLPIETTLRVWDVFFYEGSKTLFRIALAIFKLGENEIRSVGDPMEMFGVVQSMPRRLIDANALMEACFKRRNGFGHLSQVQIDEKRQQRRAKAQLDRVRQGKTWNN